A genomic region of Taeniopygia guttata chromosome 28, bTaeGut7.mat, whole genome shotgun sequence contains the following coding sequences:
- the EBI3 gene encoding interleukin-27 subunit beta, with the protein MRWLWVVALVAPACTVPYNSTAGSTGHGDNGDRGPCTPQHGSLGTEVLLPCPGGAAEWRRGGTVLGTFPAPGLALPNASLAHEGHYSCHHPATGETWATLCLRLGYPPPPPAIECWATSYPQTVNCSWGLSPDPRLDTNFVATYRHGTDTGECSLTGPRSCSFGELQVFSLTPYELNVTARNPLGAAHGALAFLLENIIKPDPPEALRVSAIPGEPQKLLLEWSPPSSWPFPDYFPLQYRIRYSRDNDSVPTTVGPYELTSHTLADLEPGSLHHIQVAAKDMSDCGELSAWSAPASGTPWVGL; encoded by the exons ATGAGGTGGCTTTGGGTCGTGGCTTTGGTGGCACCCGCCTGCACTGTCCCCTACAACAGCACGGCAGGGAGCACTGGGCATGGGGACAACGGGGACAGAG gcccctgCACCCCTCAGCATGGCTCCCTGGGCACCGAGGTGCTGCTGCCGTGCCCGGGGGGCGCGGCCGAGTGGCGCCGGGGGGGCACCGTCCTGGGCACGTTcccggccccggggctggcCCTGCCCAACGCCAGCCTGGCCCACGAGGGCCACTACAGCTGCCACCACCCTGCCACCGGCGAGACCTGGGCCACCCTCTGCCTGCGGCTGGGCT aTCCGCCCCCGCCACCGGCCATCGAGTGCTGGGCCACCAGCTACCCCCAGACCGTGAACTGCTCCTGGGGGCTGAGCCCCGACCCCCGGCTGGACACCAACTTCGTGGCCACCTACAG gcatGGCACAGACACAGGGGAGTGCAGCCTCACGGGCCCGCGGAGCTGCTCCTTCGGGGAGCTGCAGGTGTTTTCCCTCACTCCCTACGAGCTGAACGTGACAGCCCGGAACCCCCTGGGAGCTGCCCACGGAGCGCTGGCCTTCCTCCTGGAGAACATCA TAAAGCCGGATCCCCCCGAGGCCCTGCGGGTCTCTGCCATCCCTGGGGAGCcgcagaagctgctgctggagtggAGCCCTCCATCATCCTGGCCATTCCCGGATTATTTCCCACTCCAGTACCGCATCCGCTACTCCCGGGACAACGACTCCGTCCCCACCACG gtggGGCCGTACGAGCTGACGTCCCACACGCTGGCGGACCTGGAGCCCGGCAGCCTCCACCACATCCAGGTGGCCGCAAAGGACATGTCGGACTGCGGGGAACTCAGCGCCTGGAGCGCGCCGGCCTCGGGGACGCCCTGGGTGGGGCTGTGA